A region of the Mesoterricola sediminis genome:
GCGCAGGAACTCCAGGATCCTTTGCCACACGCCGCGCTTGGTCCAGGCCTCAAATCGCGTGTACACGCTTCTCCAAGGTCCAAATTCCTCCGGCAGGTCCCTCCACGGCGCCCCAGTCCTGTGCCTCCACAGGATCGCCTCCACCATGGGACGGTTGGGGTGACGGGATCGCCCCATCCCTCCACGCTCTGGCGGAAGGAGCGGTTCAAGCTTTGCCCACATGGCATCGGTCAGGAAACTTCTCGGCATCGTTACCCCAGGAAAATTCGTGGTGTACGAGCCTTTACGTATGAGTACAAGTTAACTATTTATCTAATCTATAGATTCCGAACACAGCCTAGAGGCTCTGGTCCAGCACCGTCTTGAGGCGGGCGTAGCCGCTCTTGCTGACGGGGAGGCGGTTGCCGTCGGTGAGGACGGCCACCCAGCTCTCGCTGGGGGTCTGCTCCAGGCGCGCGAGGCGGTCCAGCTGGATGATGAAGCTGCGGTGGATGCGCAGGAAGCGCTTGGGGTCCAGGCGCTGCTCCAGGCTGGAGATGGTCTGCTGCTTCAGGTGGCTCTTCTCGGCGGTCTTGAGGAGGACGTAGTCGTCCTGGGCCTGCACGTAGTCCAGCTTGGCCAGGGGGACGAGGGAGACCTTGGCCCCGTCCTTGACGACGAGGCGGTCCAGGGGCCAATCGCTGCGGGCCGCGTCGTGGAGGACCGTGGGCTGGGGGCCGGTGGCGTCGCCCTGGTCGCAGCGCGCCTTGGCGCGCACGAGGGCCTCCTCGAAGCGGTCGGCGCTGAAGGGCTTGAGGAGGTAGTCCACGGCGTGGACCTCGAAGGCCTTGAGGGCGTGCTGGTCGTACGCGGTGATGAAGACGACGGTGGGCTGGGGGTCCAGGATCTCCAGCACCTCGAAGCCCGTGAGCTTGGGCATCTGGATGTCCAGGAACATGAGGTCGGGGCGGTGCTCGGCGCAGGCCTTCACGGCCTCGAAGCCGTTGGGACAGCTGGCGACGACGCGGATCTCGGGGTGGACGGCGAGGTGCTCGGCGACCACGGCGCGGGCCAGGTCCTCGTCGTCGACGATGATGGCGGTGTAGGTGCGTTCGCTCATGGCTGGACCTCCGATTTGGCCGGGAAGACCATCAGGACCCTGTGGACGCCTTCCGCCACGCCGGCCTCGAAGCGCATGCGGTCGCCGAAGCGCATCTGCAGCCGGGAGCGCACCTGGCGCAGGCCCAGCCCCAGGCCTTCCGCCGGCGGGGTGTCCTCGTCCACGGGGTTCTCGACCCGCAGCTCCAGCGCGTTCCCCTCCCGGCGGGAGGCGACGCGCACGATCCCGCCCTCGGGCAGGCCCGCGATGCCGTGCTTGATGGCGTTCTCCACCAGCGGCTGCAGGAGCAGGGCGGGGATCTCCTCGCCCTCCGTGCCGGGCCCGATCTCCCAGGCGACCTGGAGGCGCTCGCCGAAGCGGATCTGCTCGATGGAGAGGTAGGACTTGAGGAGGCCCACCTCCTCCGCCAGCGTCACGAGGCGCTTTTCGCCCAGGCGCAGGCTGCCCCGGAGGAAATCGGAGAGCAGGATGCACATGGTGCGCGCCCGGGCCGGGTCGAGGGTGGTCAGGGCGCTGATGGAATTGAGGCTGTTGAACAGGAAGTGGGGGTTGAGCTGGGCCCGCAGGGCCCGGAGCTCCGCGTCCTGGGCCAGGATGCGCATCTCCGCCTCCCGCGCCTCGGCGGCCTTGTTGCGCTCCATGGCGTCGATCAGGTAGTGGAGGGTGAGCACGGCCAGGTAGAGCACCGCCCCCAGGCCCAGGAGGGTGGCCAGGGAGGCCCGGGTGCGGTCGTACAGGCCCGACAGGAGGTGGATGTGGCCCAGGCCCCAGGCGAGGCCCTGGGCGGCGGCCGCCCAGATGGCGGCGAGGATGCCCGCGGCGGCCATCCATGCCGTCCAGCGGCCGCTCATGTTCTCCGCGGGCAGGGGCAGGGCGCGGCAGAGGTACCACGAGGACAGGAAGAGGAAGGCCCCGATGAGGCAGAGGGGCAGGACCAGGACCAGGGCCTCGAGGAGGGGCCAGCCCTGGCTCTTGGCGACGAGGACCAGGAGGGCGGCGATGGGGACCCACCCCAGGAGGTAGGTCCCCGTGCGCGCGGAATTGGCGAGGATGGGGTTCACGTCAGTTGGAGACGACGAGGCCGCCGAAGAGCACCATCCCGGTGATCACCAGGTGCACCCTGGGGGCGCCCTCCCCGGAGGGCAGGTGGAGGGTCTTGTCGTCGAAGCCGCCGACGATGGCCGAACCCTTCATGGTGACCGCCCAGCCCTGGGGCACCTTGATCTCGCCGCCCCCGAAGAGGACGAAGGTGTCGATCCGGACCTGGGGGGCCTCGAGGGCCGCCTGGCGCAGGTCCAGCTCGAAGCCGCCGAAGATGGCCGTCAGCTCGGCGCCCTTGAAGTCCTGGCCCACCACCCGGCGCTTGGTGCCGCTGAACACCGCCGTGCTGGAGACGAAGGCGTCGCTGGCGGCCAGTTCGGGGGGGACGCCCCGGTTCCGGCGCAGGGCCTTCATGACGACGAAGACGCCCAGGGCGACGATGACGAGGGGCCCGAAGAGCTCGGAGATGTTGCCGTCGGTGAGGTTATGAACGAGGAAAAAGGCGCCGGCCGCGATGAGGACGTAGCCGCCGATGCCCTTGTCGTCCCGGCTCCGGCTCAGCTTGCCGACGCCGATGATGATGAGGATGAGGGGCCAGAGGGTGCGGACGAAGTCGTGGCCCTGGAAGAAGGGCATGTTGTCCAGCAGGGCCAGGATCCCGAAGACGATGATCGCGATGCCCAGCCACAGGCGGGTCGTAGGGGCCGGAGGGGCGTTGGGGTCGTCGTGGAGGTTCATGCAGGTCTCCCTTTCAGCCTATCAGATCGTCAGGACCGTCCGCTCTTTTGGGCGCTGGACATGGGAAGGAGCGCCAAAAGGGACGGTGTCAGCAGCGCCGAGAGCCACCACAGGAGGGCGGGGCAGCACGGGTTGATACCTTGCAGGACATCCATCGGATCCTTCTCCCTGCACCCAAGTTACGGGGCAGACCCCGCGCCGGGGGCCGCGATTCGGCGAACGCCGGGAGGGGATCGGTGAATGGCCGGAGGTCACCGGACGGACCTTTCTGGCGGGCGAGGGAACCCGCGGGTCGGCGGGATCATCTATTAATAGATCATACCAGAGGTCGACCCATGCCCCGGTCCTCCCGCCAGCGCCCCCCCTCCCCCTGGGCCCCGCGCCTCTTCCTGGGCCTCCTGCTCGCCCCGACCGCCTGCGCCGAGGTCATCCGCTTCGAGCCGCCCTTCGCCTTCACCCGGACCGACGGGAGCCGCGTGGCCCTGGAGCGGATCGACACCCGGCTCTGGTCCGCCGAGGACCTGGAGCGGCTGAGCACCCAGCTCGGGACGGCCACGGTCCGCCCCTTCCCCTACCGGGAGGCCCAGACGGGCCTCAGCCTGGCCCTGGCCGCGGGGGACTGTCTGCCGGCGGACACCCCGGGACCGGCGGAGACCAAGGGGGCGCCCGAAGGATGGCCCTTCACGGTCGAGGGCGAGGTCCACCCGGATCGCAGCCGCCGGGGGGCCGCCCGGCCCATGGCCGCCGCCCTGGGGCCCCGGGGCGAGCTCCGGGTGATGTGGGGGCGGACCCAGCCCTGGCTGGAGGTCTACGCGGACCGGACCCCCCTCGCCGTCCGGAGCCTGCCGGAGGCGGACCCCGACGCGCCCTGGACCACCGAGGCCGTCCTGGGGGACACCGGGGTGGCCTGGCCGGATCCCGACCGGACCCTGGCGGTGCTGGACACGGAAAAGGGAGGCCTCACCACCGTGACCCTGCCGGGCGGCGGGACCGAGGCCCTGGGGCCCCTCGCCTGGGGCGAGGGGGGCCTCCTGTACGCCGCCGACGCCGGGGAGGCCTGGATCTGGCGGATCCCCACCGACCGGAGCCCGGCGACGCCGGAGCGCCTGTGCCGCTTCCGCGACCTCCTGCCGGACCCGGACCAGGAGGGCGCCGTGCAGGTCCTGGCCATGGCCGCCCAGGGCGCCGACCTCTGGGTCCTGGTCCGCCACCACGGCTACGACCGCATCGTCCGGGTGGGGAAGGCGCGGACGGTTCCCCAGCGGCCCTTCCGGGCGATCACGGGGCTGCCCGAGGCCCGGATCGCCCTGGCCCCGCTGCCCACGGGCACCGCCCTGCTGCTGGGGTCCACCCTCCTCCACGTGGACCCCGGGGGGTGCGCCTCGCCCATCCCCCTGGAGGCGGCCTTCCCCGAGGGCCTGGGGGTGCCCCTGGGGCTCCAGGCCGGTCCCTCGGGCAGCCTCCTGGTGTACCTGGACGAGACCTGGCCGAGCGGGGACCGGACCGGGTCGCGCCGCCACGCCGTCCGAGTCCTGAAGGCCAAGCCCCCCCGCAGGGCCGCCGGGGACCCGCCCCGGTTCCCCCTCAAGGTGGCCGCCTGGTACGAGGACGGCCAGGGGGACCTGGCGCGCCGCCTCGCGTTCTGGCCCATCCTCGGGGAGGGGGGGCAGGCCGCCGAATCCCTGGCCGTGCGGCCCGATGGGACCCTCCTGGTCGTGGACCAGGTGAATGGCCAGGTCCTCGTCGTGGGCGGCGGGGCCCTGGCGGCCAAGGACCGCGTCCTCCGCCTCGGGGGGCGGCACGCGGACCGGTTCAGCGGCGCGTTCTTCGCGCCCAACGCAATCGCCGTGGACGCCGAAGGGGCCCTCTACGTCTCCGACGGCGGCCTGGAGCGCATCTGCCGGATCTCCGCCGACCTCAAGACCCTGGAGGTGATCGCCGAGGGCCGCGCCTTCACGGGGGTGGCGGTGGACCCCGCGGGCCACGTGTACGCGGCCTCCGAGGGGCGCATCGCGCGGCTCACGGCCGGAACCTGGGAGGAGCACGTCCTCGTGGAGGGGCTCGCGGAGGGGGCCTTCCTGGACGGGGCGGGGGAGGAGACCCCGGCCTTCGTTCCCGTCTCCCTCCTCTGGAACCGGGACGGCTCCCTGTGGTTCTGCAACGACGCCAGTTCCGGCCCGGGGGAGGGGGTCTTCCGGCTCCTGGGGGCGCGGACCGGGGGCGGTTCGGCGAAGCTGCGCCTGGAGCAGGTGAGCAGCCACTTCCTCAATCAGCTGGCCCAGGCCCCCGACGGGCGCGTGCTGGGGGTGGGGGAGGGGGGCCTCTTCGCCCTGGAGCCCGGCGAGGAACACCCTGAGCGCCCCCTGGACACGCTCCACGGCGTGGACCTCGGCGACCTCAAGCGGGTGACCCTGTCCGGCCTCGCGATCGCCCCCGACGGCTCCGTGGCCCTGGTGTCGCCCCAGGACCTGGCCCTCTACCGCCCGCCCCGGCCGGCCCTGACGTCCTGGCTGGCCCAGCGCCAGATCCGCCCCCAGCGGACGCCGCTGTGGCCCTTCCCCGCGGAGGCCCTCCTGCCGGAGGAAGCCGCCCCCGCCGAGAAGAAAGAGGAGGCGTCGCCCTCGGGCCGATAGAAGCTAGGTCCACTCCACCCGGCCGCCGCGGCTGCGCTCCGTCCAGAGGGCCTCGAGGGCCCGCTCCCGGGCCCCGTCCCCGGTCAGGGGCATGCGGAAGCGGAGGACGGCG
Encoded here:
- a CDS encoding LytR/AlgR family response regulator transcription factor — translated: MSERTYTAIIVDDEDLARAVVAEHLAVHPEIRVVASCPNGFEAVKACAEHRPDLMFLDIQMPKLTGFEVLEILDPQPTVVFITAYDQHALKAFEVHAVDYLLKPFSADRFEEALVRAKARCDQGDATGPQPTVLHDAARSDWPLDRLVVKDGAKVSLVPLAKLDYVQAQDDYVLLKTAEKSHLKQQTISSLEQRLDPKRFLRIHRSFIIQLDRLARLEQTPSESWVAVLTDGNRLPVSKSGYARLKTVLDQSL
- a CDS encoding sensor histidine kinase, with amino-acid sequence MNPILANSARTGTYLLGWVPIAALLVLVAKSQGWPLLEALVLVLPLCLIGAFLFLSSWYLCRALPLPAENMSGRWTAWMAAAGILAAIWAAAAQGLAWGLGHIHLLSGLYDRTRASLATLLGLGAVLYLAVLTLHYLIDAMERNKAAEAREAEMRILAQDAELRALRAQLNPHFLFNSLNSISALTTLDPARARTMCILLSDFLRGSLRLGEKRLVTLAEEVGLLKSYLSIEQIRFGERLQVAWEIGPGTEGEEIPALLLQPLVENAIKHGIAGLPEGGIVRVASRREGNALELRVENPVDEDTPPAEGLGLGLRQVRSRLQMRFGDRMRFEAGVAEGVHRVLMVFPAKSEVQP
- a CDS encoding LiaF transmembrane domain-containing protein encodes the protein MNLHDDPNAPPAPTTRLWLGIAIIVFGILALLDNMPFFQGHDFVRTLWPLILIIIGVGKLSRSRDDKGIGGYVLIAAGAFFLVHNLTDGNISELFGPLVIVALGVFVVMKALRRNRGVPPELAASDAFVSSTAVFSGTKRRVVGQDFKGAELTAIFGGFELDLRQAALEAPQVRIDTFVLFGGGEIKVPQGWAVTMKGSAIVGGFDDKTLHLPSGEGAPRVHLVITGMVLFGGLVVSN